The Niallia alba genome includes a window with the following:
- a CDS encoding TetR/AcrR family transcriptional regulator produces MKEKEKIIIDSAIKFFAQKGFSSTSVQEIASDCGISKGAFYLYFKSKDSLLYKILQYYYDELIETLEEISQRPVPSRDKYIDQLTFMFDHALKHKEFIIMQSKEQAIPLNNSIKELLAKMQAELQDYNLKGLLAIYGEEKKKYLLDLLIIQDGLIHSFLKVSILDSINVSSKDIASYLLKRLDSIITDMVKENEHPLFSNVFLKYIIKKPAINFMEDNHQHIVDAINSIQKKMEHIANKEEIEVTLEVLMTEIHAEEPRVPIIKGMLYNLNGYDDFQTEQKKIADYYQIEL; encoded by the coding sequence GTGAAAGAAAAAGAAAAAATAATTATCGATTCTGCGATAAAATTTTTTGCGCAAAAAGGCTTTTCTTCTACATCTGTACAAGAAATTGCAAGTGATTGTGGGATATCAAAAGGTGCCTTTTATTTATACTTTAAATCAAAAGATTCCCTTCTTTATAAAATCTTACAATATTATTATGATGAACTGATCGAAACACTTGAAGAAATTAGTCAAAGGCCAGTCCCATCTAGAGATAAATATATAGATCAACTGACCTTTATGTTCGATCACGCATTAAAGCATAAAGAGTTTATCATTATGCAATCAAAAGAACAGGCAATTCCTTTAAACAATTCTATTAAGGAACTCTTAGCAAAAATGCAAGCAGAACTGCAAGACTATAATCTAAAAGGTCTCCTTGCTATTTATGGGGAAGAGAAGAAGAAATACCTTTTAGATTTGCTTATTATCCAAGATGGACTTATTCATTCTTTTTTGAAAGTTTCGATTTTAGATTCCATTAATGTCTCGTCCAAAGATATTGCCAGTTACTTATTAAAAAGATTAGATTCCATTATAACGGATATGGTAAAAGAGAACGAGCATCCTCTCTTTTCCAATGTTTTTCTTAAATATATTATTAAGAAGCCTGCTATCAACTTTATGGAAGATAATCATCAACATATAGTAGATGCTATTAACTCTATTCAAAAGAAAATGGAGCATATTGCAAATAAGGAAGAGATAGAAGTAACATTGGAAGTATTAATGACAGAAATCCATGCAGAAGAACCAAGAGTCCCAATTATCAAGGGAATGCTTTATAACTTGAATGGTTATGATGACTTTCAAACAGAACAAAAAAAGATTGCTGATTATTATCAGATAGAACTTTGA
- a CDS encoding potassium channel family protein, translating into MPNSILSRFLRLPLSIRVLTISLTIIILFGFFITFIEPETFPTIFEGIWWAIITTSTVGYGDYAPITVLGRITGMLLILTGVGFLSTYLVTLATAAVAKQNAYLEGKTTYKGQNHLIIIGWNERSKLIIHSIIKDQENIPITLVDESLTTNPVPETIHFVRGNSNLDSVLLKANIMTASKVIITADQNKEELQADMHSILSLLAIKGLNAKIPCIVEILTAEQIQNAKRAGADEIIETNSLTSFVMHNSLTSQDTMIAFLELLNQLKDKKLQFIPLTNIHGELGDYLILNNYLLADGKLLLGVKRGGTSYLNPNPAFQFEENDELIIIT; encoded by the coding sequence TTGCCTAATTCTATACTTTCTAGATTCTTAAGATTACCGTTAAGTATTCGTGTATTAACAATTTCTTTAACTATTATTATCCTATTCGGTTTCTTTATCACCTTTATTGAACCAGAAACATTTCCCACTATATTTGAAGGAATCTGGTGGGCGATTATTACGACTTCCACAGTTGGCTATGGTGATTATGCTCCCATTACCGTTTTGGGGAGAATAACAGGAATGTTATTAATATTAACAGGGGTAGGATTCCTTTCGACCTATTTAGTGACATTAGCTACTGCGGCTGTAGCTAAACAAAATGCTTATCTAGAAGGAAAAACGACTTATAAAGGGCAAAACCACTTGATTATCATTGGGTGGAATGAACGGTCAAAGCTGATTATTCATTCTATTATTAAAGACCAGGAAAATATCCCTATTACATTAGTTGATGAGTCTTTAACAACCAATCCAGTGCCAGAAACCATTCACTTCGTAAGAGGCAATTCAAACTTAGACAGCGTCCTGCTGAAAGCAAATATAATGACCGCTAGTAAGGTTATTATTACAGCTGATCAAAACAAAGAAGAGTTACAAGCTGACATGCATTCAATATTGTCGTTACTTGCGATAAAAGGTTTGAATGCTAAGATACCATGTATTGTTGAAATACTAACTGCAGAACAAATCCAGAACGCTAAAAGAGCTGGTGCAGATGAAATTATTGAGACAAATAGTTTAACGAGCTTTGTTATGCACAATAGTTTAACTTCTCAAGATACAATGATTGCATTTCTGGAGCTTTTAAATCAACTGAAGGATAAGAAGCTTCAATTTATCCCTTTAACAAATATTCATGGTGAATTAGGAGACTATTTGATATTAAACAATTATTTATTAGCAGATGGAAAGCTATTATTAGGGGTGAAAAGAGGGGGGACTAGTTACCTTAATCCTAATCCTGCATTCCAGTTTGAAGAGAATGATGAATTAATTATTATCACTTAG
- a CDS encoding four-helix bundle copper-binding protein, producing MLVEKEQLLIKTLQECMIVCNHCLNECLASEKVTPMLDCIHANRECIQFCSYLEQAIIRKSPYAKEFAEICLSVCTDCASECKKHDHRHCQYCAEICMECANACKTFLEA from the coding sequence ATGCTTGTGGAAAAAGAACAGTTATTAATTAAAACATTACAGGAATGTATGATTGTTTGTAACCATTGTCTAAATGAATGTTTAGCAAGTGAGAAGGTAACACCAATGCTTGATTGTATTCATGCCAATAGAGAATGTATACAGTTTTGTAGTTATTTAGAACAAGCTATTATTAGAAAGTCTCCATATGCAAAAGAGTTTGCGGAGATTTGCTTATCTGTATGTACCGATTGCGCTAGCGAATGCAAGAAACATGACCATCGCCATTGCCAATATTGTGCAGAAATTTGTATGGAGTGCGCTAATGCTTGCAAAACTTTTTTAGAAGCTTAA
- a CDS encoding glucose-6-phosphate isomerase, which yields MTHVRFDYSKALSFFGEHEITYLEDAVKVAHHSLHEKTGQGSDFLGWIDLPVAYDKDEFARILKASEKIKSDSEVLLVIGIGGSYLGARAAIEMLNHSFYNSLSKEKRKTPQIIFIGKDISSTYMSDVIDFLGDKDFSINVISKSGTTTEPAIAFRIFRKLLEQKYGVEEARTRIYATTDKARGALKTLAMEEGYESFIIPDDVGGRYSVLTPVGLLPIAVSGADITAMMEGAAAARTDFSTSELKNNIAYQYAAVRNVLYNKGKTIEMLINYEPGLQYFSEWWKQLFGESEGKDQKGIYPSSANFSTDLHSLGQYVQEGRRDIFETIVKVDKPRHELVIEAEENDLDGLNYLAGQTVDFVNNKAFEGTLLAHTDGGVPNLIVTIPEMNEYTFGYLAYFFEKACAISGYLLGVNPFDQPGVEAYKVNMFALLGKPGFEEKKAELESRL from the coding sequence ATGACACACGTTCGTTTTGATTACTCAAAGGCATTAAGCTTCTTTGGAGAACACGAAATTACATATTTAGAAGATGCAGTAAAAGTTGCTCATCATTCCTTGCATGAAAAGACAGGACAAGGAAGCGATTTCTTAGGATGGATAGATCTTCCTGTAGCATACGATAAAGATGAATTCGCACGCATTTTAAAGGCATCAGAAAAGATTAAAAGTGATTCAGAGGTATTACTTGTAATTGGTATTGGTGGTTCTTATTTAGGCGCACGCGCAGCAATCGAAATGCTAAATCATAGTTTCTACAATTCTTTATCTAAAGAAAAGAGAAAAACACCACAAATTATCTTCATTGGAAAAGATATTAGCTCCACTTATATGAGTGATGTCATTGATTTCCTTGGCGATAAAGATTTCTCTATTAATGTTATTTCTAAATCAGGAACAACAACAGAGCCTGCAATTGCGTTCCGTATTTTCCGTAAATTATTAGAACAAAAATATGGAGTAGAAGAAGCAAGAACGAGAATTTATGCTACTACTGATAAAGCTCGTGGGGCGTTAAAAACTTTAGCGATGGAAGAAGGATATGAATCATTCATCATTCCTGATGATGTAGGTGGACGTTATTCTGTGTTAACACCAGTTGGTTTATTGCCAATCGCTGTTAGTGGTGCAGATATTACGGCTATGATGGAAGGTGCGGCAGCTGCACGAACTGATTTCAGTACATCTGAATTAAAAAATAACATTGCTTATCAATACGCAGCAGTTCGTAATGTCCTTTATAATAAAGGAAAAACAATTGAAATGTTAATTAACTATGAGCCAGGCTTGCAATATTTCTCTGAATGGTGGAAACAATTGTTTGGTGAAAGTGAAGGGAAAGATCAAAAAGGGATTTATCCTTCTTCTGCAAACTTCTCAACAGACTTGCACTCATTAGGACAATATGTTCAAGAAGGCCGTCGCGATATTTTTGAAACAATTGTAAAAGTAGACAAGCCTCGTCATGAATTAGTTATTGAAGCAGAAGAAAATGACTTAGACGGTTTGAATTACTTAGCAGGACAAACTGTTGACTTTGTAAACAATAAAGCATTCGAAGGAACACTGCTTGCACACACAGATGGTGGAGTACCAAATCTTATTGTAACAATTCCAGAAATGAATGAATATACATTTGGATATCTAGCATATTTCTTCGAAAAAGCTTGCGCAATCAGCGGTTATTTACTAGGTGTAAATCCATTTGATCAACCAGGAGTAGAAGCATACAAAGTAAATATGTTCGCATTGCTTGGTAAACCAGGATTTGAAGAGAAAAAAGCAGAATTAGAAAGTCGTTTATAA
- a CDS encoding iron-containing alcohol dehydrogenase yields the protein MENFVFYNPTKLIFGKGQLAQLKDQLASYGEKILLVYGGGSIKRNGLYDKVMAILNEHGNEVFELSGVEPNPRLTTVQRGVDICKTEGIDFILAVGGGSVIDCTKAIAAGAKFDGNPWEFITKKAAPKAALPFGTVLTLAATGSEMNAGSVITNWETQEKVGWGSPFTFPVFSILDPENTYTVPKDQTIYGIVDMMSHVFEHYFHLEEHTELQDYMCESVLKTVIEFGPKLVNDLENYEYRAAILYCGTMALNGMLNMGYRGDWASHNIEHAVSAVYDIPHGGGLAILFPNWMKHNLSVKPERFKQLAVRVFGVDPEGKTAEESGLEGIEKLRAFWNELGAPSRLADYAIDDSKLELMVEKAMTNGGFGNFKVLNEKDVLAIYKASL from the coding sequence TTGGAAAACTTTGTTTTTTATAACCCAACAAAACTTATTTTTGGTAAAGGGCAATTGGCGCAATTAAAAGATCAATTAGCTTCCTATGGAGAGAAAATCCTGCTTGTTTACGGGGGAGGAAGTATTAAAAGAAATGGTCTTTATGATAAAGTAATGGCTATCTTAAATGAACATGGTAATGAGGTATTTGAATTATCTGGTGTAGAGCCAAATCCTCGCTTAACTACTGTACAGCGTGGAGTAGATATTTGCAAAACAGAAGGAATTGATTTCATTTTAGCAGTTGGTGGAGGCAGTGTTATTGACTGTACAAAGGCTATAGCTGCCGGTGCAAAATTTGATGGAAACCCATGGGAGTTCATTACGAAAAAAGCAGCTCCAAAAGCAGCTTTACCGTTTGGAACAGTTTTAACGCTTGCTGCAACTGGATCAGAAATGAACGCTGGATCTGTTATAACAAATTGGGAAACACAAGAAAAAGTTGGCTGGGGAAGTCCATTTACATTCCCTGTGTTCTCTATCTTGGATCCGGAAAATACATATACAGTTCCAAAGGATCAAACGATATATGGAATTGTGGATATGATGTCTCATGTTTTTGAACATTATTTCCACTTAGAAGAACATACAGAACTTCAAGATTATATGTGTGAATCTGTATTAAAAACTGTCATAGAGTTTGGACCAAAACTTGTTAATGACTTAGAAAATTATGAATATCGAGCTGCTATTTTATATTGCGGTACGATGGCTCTAAATGGAATGCTCAATATGGGATACCGTGGTGATTGGGCTTCACATAATATTGAGCATGCTGTTTCAGCAGTATATGATATTCCTCATGGTGGTGGACTTGCAATTCTATTCCCTAATTGGATGAAACATAATTTATCTGTAAAACCAGAACGTTTTAAACAATTAGCCGTTCGTGTATTCGGCGTAGACCCAGAAGGGAAAACAGCAGAAGAAAGTGGGCTTGAGGGAATTGAAAAACTTCGTGCTTTTTGGAATGAGTTAGGAGCTCCTTCCCGTTTAGCTGATTACGCCATTGATGATAGCAAGTTAGAATTAATGGTTGAAAAAGCAATGACAAATGGTGGATTTGGGAATTTTAAAGTGTTAAACGAAAAGGATGTTTTAGCAATTTATAAAGCATCTCTATAA
- a CDS encoding DUF378 domain-containing protein → MSAIQRIALVLTIVGAINWGLIGFFQFDLVASIFGGQGAAISRIIYGLVGIAGLINLGLLFKPTAEVVRDPEPRSTR, encoded by the coding sequence ATGAGCGCAATCCAAAGAATTGCATTGGTTTTAACAATAGTAGGAGCAATAAATTGGGGACTAATTGGTTTCTTTCAATTTGATCTAGTTGCAAGCATTTTCGGTGGTCAAGGAGCTGCAATCTCCCGAATTATCTATGGTCTTGTTGGAATTGCCGGCTTAATAAACCTTGGGCTGCTATTTAAGCCAACTGCAGAGGTTGTTCGAGACCCCGAACCTAGATCGACTCGATAA
- a CDS encoding ornithine--oxo-acid transaminase, giving the protein MVQEVNKSISLIEQSEKYGAKNYNPLPIVISEAEGVWISDPEGNKYMDMLSAYSALNQGHRHPKIIEALKRQADRVTLTSRAFHHDQLGPWYEKISALTKKEMVLPMNTGAEAVETAIKAARRWAYDCKGVEKDKAELIVCEGNFHGRTMGAVSLSSDNEYKRGFGPLLPGIKIIPYGDINQLREAITEHTAAFIVEPIQGEAGIIIPPQGFMEEAYELCKAKNVLFIADEIQTGLSRTGKLFASEWYGIVPDMYILGKALGAGVFPISCVVADSDILGVFNPGSHGSTFGGNPLACAVSIAALDVIIEENLTDRSRQLGDYFLQKLTEIKNPIIKDIRGRGLFIGVELTVEARSYCEKLKEVGLLCKETHETVIRFAPPLTITKEELDWALERIKQILNSPI; this is encoded by the coding sequence ATGGTACAAGAAGTCAATAAATCAATCTCGTTAATTGAACAGTCTGAGAAATATGGAGCAAAAAATTATAATCCACTCCCAATAGTCATTTCGGAAGCAGAAGGTGTGTGGATTAGCGATCCTGAAGGAAATAAATATATGGATATGTTAAGCGCATATTCTGCTCTAAACCAAGGTCATCGTCATCCCAAAATAATTGAAGCGTTAAAAAGACAAGCAGATCGTGTTACGTTAACATCCCGTGCTTTTCATCATGATCAATTAGGTCCTTGGTATGAAAAAATCAGTGCACTAACTAAGAAAGAAATGGTTCTACCGATGAATACAGGAGCTGAAGCGGTAGAAACTGCTATTAAAGCTGCAAGAAGATGGGCGTATGATTGTAAAGGAGTAGAAAAAGATAAGGCAGAACTAATCGTATGTGAAGGGAATTTTCATGGAAGAACAATGGGAGCCGTTTCCCTTTCCTCTGATAACGAATATAAGCGGGGGTTTGGGCCACTGTTGCCTGGAATTAAAATTATTCCTTATGGAGATATAAATCAATTGAGAGAGGCTATTACAGAGCATACAGCCGCATTTATTGTTGAGCCAATTCAGGGAGAGGCAGGTATTATCATTCCTCCTCAAGGTTTCATGGAAGAAGCATATGAATTATGTAAAGCAAAAAATGTTTTGTTTATTGCAGATGAAATCCAAACAGGCCTATCAAGAACAGGCAAATTATTTGCGAGTGAATGGTACGGTATTGTACCAGATATGTATATATTAGGAAAAGCGCTTGGAGCGGGTGTGTTTCCTATCTCTTGTGTAGTTGCTGATTCAGACATTCTAGGAGTATTTAATCCAGGCTCTCATGGATCAACATTTGGTGGAAACCCATTAGCTTGTGCTGTATCGATTGCTGCGCTAGATGTCATTATAGAAGAAAATTTAACCGATCGTTCGCGACAATTAGGAGATTATTTTCTACAAAAATTAACAGAAATTAAAAACCCTATTATAAAAGATATTAGAGGAAGAGGATTATTTATTGGAGTTGAGCTTACGGTAGAAGCAAGATCCTACTGTGAAAAGCTAAAAGAAGTGGGATTATTATGTAAAGAGACTCATGAAACGGTAATCCGTTTTGCTCCTCCATTAACGATTACAAAGGAAGAGCTAGATTGGGCGCTAGAACGTATAAAACAAATATTAAATAGTCCAATTTAA
- the yugI gene encoding S1 domain-containing post-transcriptional regulator GSP13 has translation MSDKIEVGSVIKGKVTGIQPYGAFVSLDENTQGLVHISEVTHGYVKDINEFLKVGDEVNVKVLSIDENAGKIGLSIRATEEAPAQPEAAKAKKPRPKRQTSTVVETENVQGFNTLKDKLQEWIDQSDRNDLIKK, from the coding sequence ATGTCAGATAAAATCGAAGTTGGAAGTGTTATTAAAGGAAAGGTTACAGGTATTCAACCTTACGGAGCGTTTGTTTCTTTGGATGAAAATACACAAGGTTTAGTTCATATCTCTGAAGTAACACATGGTTATGTAAAAGATATTAACGAATTTTTAAAAGTTGGAGATGAAGTGAACGTTAAAGTTCTTTCAATTGACGAAAACGCAGGAAAAATTGGTCTTTCTATCCGTGCAACAGAAGAAGCACCTGCACAACCGGAAGCTGCTAAAGCAAAAAAACCTCGTCCTAAGCGTCAAACATCTACTGTAGTTGAAACAGAAAACGTACAAGGTTTTAATACGTTAAAAGATAAATTACAAGAGTGGATTGATCAATCCGACCGTAACGATTTAATTAAAAAATAA
- a CDS encoding aminotransferase — protein sequence MKQTKSYVAQKVEEMKPSGIRRFFDLASGMEGVISLGVGEPDFVTSWSTREAAILSLEQGYTSYTANPGLLELREEISHYMQKRFFVSYNPASEIIVTVGASQAIDIALRAILNQGEEVIVVEPCFVSYAPLVTLAGGVPITVQSLKENDFKIKPFQLEEVITDRTKAIMLCSPNNPTGTTLSKEELAAIVAVAEKHDLLILSDEIYAELCYDEEYTSTAAIEGAWKRTILLSGFSKGFAMTGWRLGFVCGPEELIQAMLKIHQYSLMCAPTMAQYAGLEALRSGQNDVEEMKKSYRRRRNFIVQSLNDMGLTCHIPGGAFYAFPNITATKMNAETFAEKLLMEEKVAVVPGSVFGESGEGHVRCSYATSLQQLQEAMKRMKRFVDKYA from the coding sequence ATGAAGCAAACCAAAAGTTATGTCGCACAAAAAGTAGAGGAAATGAAGCCATCTGGAATCCGCAGATTTTTTGATTTAGCTTCTGGGATGGAAGGCGTAATTTCTCTTGGGGTAGGAGAACCAGACTTTGTAACTTCCTGGTCTACAAGAGAGGCGGCTATTTTATCGTTGGAACAAGGATATACCTCTTATACAGCAAATCCTGGACTACTAGAGCTTCGCGAGGAAATTAGTCATTATATGCAAAAAAGATTTTTTGTTTCATATAACCCTGCATCCGAAATAATCGTTACGGTTGGAGCTAGCCAGGCAATTGATATTGCTTTACGAGCTATTCTTAATCAAGGAGAAGAAGTAATTGTTGTAGAACCGTGTTTTGTTTCCTATGCACCGTTAGTGACGCTTGCTGGCGGGGTTCCAATTACGGTTCAAAGCTTAAAAGAAAATGATTTTAAAATCAAACCATTTCAGCTAGAAGAAGTTATAACGGACCGCACAAAAGCAATCATGCTTTGTTCACCTAATAATCCAACTGGAACAACACTTTCCAAAGAAGAGCTTGCAGCAATCGTGGCAGTTGCAGAAAAACATGATTTACTTATTCTATCCGATGAAATTTATGCAGAGCTTTGCTATGATGAAGAATATACAAGTACAGCGGCGATAGAGGGAGCATGGAAGCGGACGATTCTTCTTTCGGGTTTTTCTAAAGGTTTTGCTATGACAGGCTGGAGACTAGGTTTTGTATGCGGTCCAGAAGAATTAATCCAAGCGATGTTAAAGATTCATCAATACAGTTTAATGTGTGCCCCAACAATGGCACAATATGCTGGACTTGAGGCATTAAGAAGTGGTCAAAACGATGTAGAAGAAATGAAGAAAAGTTATAGACGAAGAAGGAATTTTATTGTTCAGTCATTAAATGACATGGGGTTAACTTGTCATATACCTGGCGGAGCCTTTTATGCCTTTCCTAATATAACCGCAACAAAAATGAACGCTGAGACGTTTGCTGAAAAGCTTTTGATGGAAGAGAAAGTAGCGGTTGTACCTGGAAGTGTATTTGGAGAAAGTGGAGAAGGGCATGTTCGTTGTTCTTATGCAACTTCTTTGCAACAATTACAAGAGGCAATGAAACGGATGAAACGCTTTGTTGATAAATATGCGTAA
- a CDS encoding Lrp/AsnC family transcriptional regulator produces MRLTDKEIEIAEILEKDARISDEDIAKMIGENIEKTKEMITKLEEINVVVRYTSIVDWSKVEGHEGVTAMIDVKVTPKRGVGFDEVAQRIYRFKEVKSLYLMSGAYDLSVIIEGKSMNEVARFVSEKLSTLDSVISTTTHFILKQYKHDGTIFEPSDDDKRIVVSP; encoded by the coding sequence ATGAGATTAACAGATAAGGAAATTGAAATTGCGGAAATTCTAGAAAAAGATGCGAGGATTTCTGACGAAGATATAGCAAAAATGATTGGAGAAAATATAGAGAAGACGAAAGAAATGATCACGAAACTAGAAGAAATTAATGTGGTTGTTCGCTATACATCGATTGTAGATTGGTCAAAAGTAGAAGGCCATGAAGGAGTAACGGCAATGATTGATGTCAAAGTGACTCCGAAAAGAGGAGTTGGCTTCGATGAGGTTGCGCAAAGAATTTATCGTTTTAAAGAAGTTAAGTCATTATATTTAATGTCTGGTGCATATGATTTATCTGTCATTATTGAAGGGAAATCGATGAATGAAGTAGCTAGATTTGTTTCCGAAAAGCTTTCAACGCTGGATTCGGTTATCTCCACTACTACTCATTTTATTTTAAAACAATATAAGCATGATGGAACGATTTTTGAACCATCCGATGATGATAAAAGAATAGTGGTGTCCCCATAA
- a CDS encoding DUF1871 family protein, with product MNGILFSIGEGNYETEIADSLQALYDLDSEEELANAIQAIYEFSFEEVIPLENCLAISNKLMYVKRSSSCSF from the coding sequence ATGAATGGGATCCTATTTTCAATAGGTGAGGGGAATTATGAAACAGAGATTGCGGACAGTCTTCAAGCTTTATATGATTTGGATTCGGAAGAAGAACTAGCGAATGCTATCCAAGCTATTTATGAATTTTCTTTCGAAGAAGTCATTCCATTAGAAAATTGCTTAGCAATCTCAAATAAACTAATGTATGTAAAACGAAGTAGTTCTTGTTCTTTTTAA
- a CDS encoding methionine ABC transporter ATP-binding protein, with translation MIQINDLVKVYKTKKDQVVGVDHVSLSIKKGEIFGIVGYSGAGKSSLLRCLNLLEKPTSGEVIIDNISLTKLNQKQLRAARLKIGMIFQHFYLVSSKTVYENIAFALKAANLPAKKTHERVIELLEMVGLADKKNVFPAQLSGGQKQRVGIARALANNPAVLLCDEATSALDPTTTKSILALLKRINKELGLTIVLITHEMEVVKDICDRMAVMEAGKVIEEGSVYDMFANPKQELTKNFVNSILQFELPNHLLEERKGKIIKVTFQGPIAEEGIISDAFQHYKVKGNILHGKIEYIQNNPLGIFIMELTGEDDEITKAIQYIKDRTKNVEVIHHAS, from the coding sequence ATGATACAAATAAACGATTTAGTAAAAGTATATAAAACGAAAAAAGACCAAGTCGTAGGCGTTGACCATGTTTCTTTATCCATTAAAAAAGGAGAAATATTCGGAATTGTAGGCTACAGTGGTGCAGGAAAAAGCTCTCTTCTTCGATGTCTCAATTTATTGGAAAAGCCTACAAGCGGCGAAGTTATCATCGATAATATTTCCTTAACAAAATTAAATCAAAAGCAATTAAGAGCTGCCCGGTTAAAAATAGGAATGATTTTTCAACATTTTTATCTTGTAAGTAGTAAAACAGTTTATGAAAATATCGCTTTTGCTTTAAAAGCAGCAAATCTTCCAGCGAAGAAAACTCATGAACGGGTAATAGAATTGCTCGAGATGGTAGGGTTAGCAGATAAAAAAAATGTCTTTCCAGCACAATTAAGCGGTGGACAAAAACAAAGGGTTGGAATTGCTAGGGCACTTGCTAACAATCCAGCAGTACTGCTTTGTGATGAAGCAACTTCAGCACTTGATCCAACAACCACAAAGTCTATTCTTGCATTATTAAAAAGAATTAATAAAGAACTTGGTTTAACTATCGTTCTCATCACCCATGAGATGGAAGTGGTAAAAGATATTTGCGATCGAATGGCTGTAATGGAAGCAGGAAAGGTCATTGAAGAAGGGTCAGTTTATGATATGTTTGCTAATCCGAAGCAGGAGCTTACTAAAAACTTTGTGAACAGCATTCTTCAGTTTGAATTACCAAACCACTTATTAGAGGAAAGAAAAGGAAAAATTATTAAGGTTACCTTTCAGGGACCAATTGCAGAAGAAGGAATTATCTCTGATGCCTTTCAGCACTACAAAGTGAAAGGAAATATTCTACATGGCAAGATTGAATATATCCAAAACAATCCACTTGGTATTTTCATCATGGAATTAACAGGTGAGGACGATGAGATTACAAAAGCGATTCAGTATATTAAAGATCGCACCAAAAACGTGGAGGTGATCCATCATGCCTCTTAG
- a CDS encoding methionine ABC transporter permease has translation MPLSIDWNYIIELLPDLNSAFFETLYMVGISIVVAIIVGLPLGILLFVTDKGLFLENPFIKNIVGFAVNMVRSIPFIILLIALLPLAKWITNTTIGPTAASVSLSVAAIPFFARIVEQALREIDKGVIEASVAIGASPLMIIWQVLIPEARPGIIQGITITIINLIAYSAMAGIVGGGGVGDLAIQYGYYRYDNTVMITTVVVLICLVQIIQFFGDKISKTLDKR, from the coding sequence ATGCCTCTTAGCATTGATTGGAATTATATTATAGAATTACTTCCTGATTTAAATTCTGCTTTTTTTGAAACTTTATATATGGTAGGCATCTCTATTGTTGTGGCCATTATTGTGGGTTTACCGTTAGGAATACTTTTATTTGTTACCGATAAAGGGTTATTTCTAGAAAACCCATTTATTAAAAACATTGTTGGCTTTGCTGTGAATATGGTTCGCTCGATCCCTTTTATTATCTTATTAATAGCTCTTTTACCTTTAGCAAAATGGATTACAAACACAACAATCGGTCCAACTGCGGCTTCCGTTTCTCTATCAGTCGCTGCCATTCCTTTTTTTGCGAGAATAGTAGAACAAGCTCTTCGAGAAATTGATAAAGGGGTTATTGAAGCTTCAGTCGCTATCGGAGCTTCCCCCTTGATGATTATTTGGCAAGTATTAATTCCAGAAGCGAGACCAGGAATCATTCAAGGGATTACTATTACGATAATCAATTTAATAGCCTATTCTGCCATGGCCGGAATAGTCGGCGGCGGCGGTGTTGGCGATCTTGCGATTCAATATGGCTATTATCGTTATGATAATACTGTAATGATTACAACCGTAGTTGTTCTTATCTGTTTAGTTCAAATCATTCAATTTTTCGGAGACAAAATTTCAAAAACATTGGATAAACGTTAA